The following proteins are encoded in a genomic region of Opisthocomus hoazin isolate bOpiHoa1 chromosome 4, bOpiHoa1.hap1, whole genome shotgun sequence:
- the NOM1 gene encoding nucleolar MIF4G domain-containing protein 1: MAAPRRVAEGKMKRPAAARARRGGKLDRLRQAVQGFVQAAGDQPPPSLLKDSERQNRRSRRDARKEKRKLKRSRRRRRLLQGGEPAEAPAAPAKPAPAKPAPAKPAPAKPAPAARPKAPASPAAAVGKQRPGPTPTPPAAAAASARKRALLEANEEEEKEIRRLERRLGLGKRRKKRERPEAEKVPQSFLRDGLGYVLGALGSRAGLSRLCESSDEEEAAGPPGEAAEEPEDAPDPSEEDDVEGQWESESSASSAEDGGVPEASEPLGEEEDEEEDESHNHSATKYVPPQVRKAQETLDEKKREELGRLKKMVNGLINRLSEPNLSSVSGQMEELYMANSRKDMNETLTDVLMNACVTAVAMPARLIMEHVLLVSILHHNVGIEVGAHFLEAVVKKFAELCKSDAEGKECENLLALIAHLYNFHVVHSLLIFDILKKLVSTFTEKEIELILFLLKNVGFSLRKDDALALKELITEAQRKANTAEKKFQDQTRVRFMLETMLALRNNDMRKIPGYDPEPVEKLRKLQRTLVHSSGSGKETQLRVSLESLLSADQVGRWWIVGSSWSGAPMINDTNSKTQQKLHIGKMSSKIMELARKQRMNTDIRRSIFCVLMTSEDFLDAYEKLLKLGLKDQQEREIVHVMLYCCLQEKTYNPFYAFLANKFCEYERRFQVTFQFSIWDKIRDLENLSATAISNLVSLLAHLLRTKSLPLSVLKVIEFSELDKPKVRFLRQVLSMLLIKTDAEELNDIFVRVSDNPKLGMLREGLKLFLTHFLLKNVQAQKSAEEASLLKERVELATKALQAKESKLKL, from the exons ATGGCGGCGCCCAGGCGCGTGGCTGAGGGGAAGATGAAGCGGCCGGCGGCCGCCCGCGCTCGCCGCGGCGGGAAGCTGGACAGGCTGCGGCAGGCGGTGCAGGGGTTCGTGCAGGCAGCCGGCGACCAGCCGCCGCCGTCCCTGCTGAAAGACTCGGAGAGGCAGAACCGCAGGAGCCGCCGGGACGCGCGGAAGGAGAAACGCAAGCTTaagcggagccgccgccgccgtcgcctCCTCCAAGGCGGGGAGCCGGCGGaggcccccgccgctcccgccaaGCCGGCTCCCGCCAAGCCGGCTCCCGCCAAGCCGGCTCCCGCCAAGCCGGCTCCTGCCGCCCGCCCCAAAGCCCCggcctcgcccgccgccgccgtcgggAAGCAGCGGCCGGGACCGACACCGAccccccccgcggccgccgccgcctcggcgcgGAAGCGGGCCCTGCTGGAGGCcaacgaggaggaggagaaggagatccGGCGCCTGGAGCGGCGGCTGGGGCTCGGCAAGCGCCGTAAGAAGCGGGAGAGGCCCGAAGCGGAGAAGGTGCCGCAGAGCTTTCTGCGGGACGGGCTGGGCTATGTGCTGGGCGCCCTGGGCTCCCGGGCCGGCCTCAGCAGGCTCTGCGAGAGCAGCGACGAGGAGGAGGCCGCGGGCCCGCCGGGGGAGGCCGCGGAGGAGCCGGAGGACGCCCCAGACCCCTCCGAGGAGGACGATGTGGAGGGGCAGTGGGAGAGCGAGAGCTCGGCCTCGTCCGCAGAGGACGGCGGGGTGCCTGAGGCCAGCGAGCCCCtgggcgaggaggaggacgaggaggaggacgag AGTCATAATCACAGTGCTACAAAGTATGTTCCCCCTCAAGTAAGGAAAGCTCAGGAGACGCTagatgaaaagaaaagagaagaattgggaagactgaagaaaatggTGAATGGTCTCATTAATAG GTTGAGTGAACCGAATTTGTCCTCCGTTAGTGGGCAGATGGAAGAGCTCTACATGGCCAACAGCAGAAAGGACATGAATGAAACTCTGACAGATGTTCTCATGAATGCTTGTGTGACTGCAGTCGCCATGCCTGCAAGGCTGATAATGGAGCATGTCCTTTTGGTCAGCATTCTTCATCATAATGTAGGAATTGAG GTCGGAGCTCACTTTTTGGAAGCCGTGGTGAAGAAATTTGCTGAACTCTGTAAAAGTGATGCTGAAGGGAAAGAATGTGAAAATCTGCTTGCCTTGATTGCTCATCTGTATAACTTCCATGTGGTTCATTCCCTGCTGATCTTTGATATTCTGAAAAAGCTTGTTAGCactttcactgaaaaagagattgagctgattttatttcttctgaaaaacgTGGGCTTTTCCTTAAGAAAAGATGATGCGTTGGCTTTGAAGGAACTGATCACTGAAgcccagaggaaagcaaacacagcGGAGAAGAAATTCCAGGATCAGACtagg GTTCGTTTTATGCTAGAGACTATGTTGGCACTAAGGAATAATGACATGCGCAAGATTCCTGGTTATGATCCTGAACCAGTTGAAAAACTCCGCAAATTGCAGAGAACATTG GTTCACAGCAGTGGTTCTGGAAAAGAAACTCAGCTGCGTGTCTCCCTGGAATCTCTCCTCAGTGCTGATCAGGTTGGTCGCTGGTGGATCGTAGGGTCATCCTGGAGTGGAGCACCGATGATCAATGACACAAACAGCAAGACCCAGCAAAAACTGCATATAGGAAAG atgagttCAAAGATAATGGAGCTTGCTCGTAAGCAGAGAATGAACACCGACATCAGGAGAAGTATTTTTTGTGTCTTGATGACAAGTGAAGACTTCCTGGATGCTTATGAAAAGCTTCTCAA GCTTGGACTGAAAGATCAGCAGGAGAGAGAAATTGTTCATGTTATGCTTTACTGCTGCTTACAGGAGAAGACATACAACCCCTTCTACGCATTTTTGGCTAACAAGTTTTGTGAATATGAAAGACGATTTCAG GTGACATTTCAGTTTAGTATTTGGGACAAAATCAGAGACTTGGAAAACCTGTCAGCCACTGCCATTTCCAACCTGGTTTCACTGTTGGCTCACTTACTAAGGACAAAATCCTTGCCACTTTCAGTTCTCAAG GTAATTGAGTTCAGCGAACTAGATAAACCCAAAGTCCGTTTCTTGCGACAAGTATTAAGCATGCTGTTAATTAAAACAGACGCTGAAGAGCTTAATGACATTTTTGTGAG GGTATCTGACAACCCAAAACTGGGAATGCTACGGGAAGGCTTGAAACTCTTCCTTACCCACTTCTTACTGAAAAATGTACAAGCCCAAAAAAGTGCTGAAGAAGCTAGCTTATTAAAAGAAAGAGTCGAGCTAGCAACCAAGGCTTTGCAAGCAAAAGAATCCAAATTGAAGTTGTAG